In Kitasatospora sp. NA04385, a single genomic region encodes these proteins:
- a CDS encoding MFS transporter → MTTYREVLGDPRFRLLFTTRTLGIVGDSLRITTLAVLIYAGTRSALLSAVAFGIGFLPQLLGSMLLGSLADRLRPRALITAGYLLDAAAAALLALVRMPVAASLLLVGAVAVLTPLFNGASGRLVAQTLHGDAYVLGRSLTQVAASGAQLLGLAGGGVTVALLGTRGALLAAAALHLANALAIRLRLPDLPAPRGAGGSVVRQSWRGNGELLRGTAVRRLLLAQWLPSAAVTGAESLVIAYAGARGFRTGGYGFLLACLPIGMLAGDLLVGRFAAPATRERLVAPLAALMGLPLLVFALPVPLPLCAAALLAAGFGFAYALGLQRTFLDALPADGQGQAFTLLGSGNMTLQGVGPALFGTLAVLTGTGPAMAAAGAAAVLTALWIATWHRPTPAPGLVEPAGAA, encoded by the coding sequence ATGACGACCTACCGCGAGGTGCTCGGCGACCCGCGATTCCGACTGCTGTTCACCACCCGCACCCTCGGCATCGTCGGGGACTCGCTGCGGATCACCACCCTGGCCGTGCTGATCTACGCGGGCACCCGCTCGGCCCTGCTGAGCGCCGTCGCCTTCGGGATCGGCTTCCTGCCGCAACTGCTCGGCTCGATGCTGCTCGGCTCGCTCGCCGACCGGCTGCGCCCGCGCGCGCTGATCACCGCCGGCTACCTGCTGGACGCGGCCGCCGCCGCCCTGCTCGCGCTGGTCCGGATGCCGGTCGCGGCCAGCCTGCTGCTGGTCGGCGCGGTCGCCGTGCTCACCCCCCTCTTCAACGGCGCCTCCGGCCGCCTGGTCGCGCAGACCCTGCACGGGGACGCCTACGTCCTCGGCCGGTCGCTGACCCAGGTCGCCGCCTCCGGCGCGCAACTGCTCGGCCTGGCCGGCGGCGGCGTCACCGTCGCCCTGCTCGGAACGCGCGGCGCGCTGCTGGCCGCCGCCGCCCTGCACCTCGCCAACGCCCTCGCGATCCGGCTGCGCCTGCCCGACCTGCCGGCCCCGCGGGGGGCCGGTGGGTCGGTGGTCCGGCAGAGCTGGCGCGGCAACGGCGAACTGCTGCGCGGCACCGCGGTGCGCCGCCTGCTGCTCGCCCAGTGGCTGCCGTCCGCGGCGGTGACCGGCGCCGAGTCGCTGGTCATCGCGTACGCGGGGGCCCGGGGGTTCCGGACCGGCGGCTACGGTTTCCTGCTGGCCTGCCTCCCGATCGGGATGCTCGCCGGGGACCTGCTGGTCGGCCGCTTCGCCGCCCCCGCCACCCGGGAGCGCCTGGTGGCGCCGCTGGCCGCCCTGATGGGCCTCCCGCTGCTGGTCTTCGCCCTCCCCGTCCCGCTCCCGCTGTGCGCCGCCGCCCTGCTGGCCGCCGGCTTCGGCTTCGCCTACGCGCTCGGCCTGCAACGCACCTTCCTGGACGCCCTCCCCGCGGACGGCCAGGGCCAGGCCTTCACCCTGCTCGGCTCCGGCAACATGACCCTCCAGGGCGTCGGCCCCGCCCTCTTCGGCACCCTGGCCGTCCTCACCGGCACCGGCCCCGCGATGGCCGCCGCGGGCGCCGCCGCCGTCCTCACCGCCCTGTGGATCGCCACCTGGCACCGCCCGACCCCGGCCCCCGGGCTGGTGGAACCGGCCGGGGCGGCCTGA
- a CDS encoding zinc-binding dehydrogenase, whose protein sequence is MATMRAVRLHLPTRTLSVEEVERPVPGPGQVLVKVEAAGVCLSDVHLVDGSLTPLYLPGESVTLGHEVAGTVAELGAEPDAGSGRWQVGDRVVLQAGEKRDGITWTRGVDYDGGWAEYALARADTLFALPDSIPFEQGSIIPDAVSTPWGAVTTTGGVRPAEPVGVWGVGGLGAHGVQLLRAIGANPIVAVDPAPAARERALAFGADLALDSADPELAAKIGAATGGAGLAAAFDFAGVPAVREQAVTVLGAGGRLVLVGLTDQPLTVTHSIRFSYLQQQILGHYGSEDTAVPQLIALAAGGRLDFSRSVSEVLPLERAAEAVERLHTKQGNPIRLILKP, encoded by the coding sequence ATGGCTACGATGCGCGCCGTCCGCCTGCACCTGCCCACCCGCACGCTGAGCGTGGAGGAGGTGGAGCGTCCGGTGCCCGGCCCCGGCCAGGTGCTGGTGAAGGTCGAGGCGGCGGGCGTCTGCCTGTCCGACGTCCACCTGGTCGACGGCTCGCTCACCCCGCTGTACCTGCCCGGCGAGAGCGTCACGCTGGGGCACGAAGTCGCCGGCACGGTCGCCGAACTGGGCGCCGAGCCGGACGCCGGGTCGGGCCGCTGGCAGGTCGGTGACCGGGTGGTGCTCCAGGCCGGCGAGAAGCGCGACGGGATCACCTGGACCCGCGGCGTGGACTACGACGGCGGCTGGGCCGAGTACGCGCTGGCCCGCGCCGACACGCTGTTCGCGCTGCCCGACTCGATCCCGTTCGAGCAGGGCTCGATCATCCCGGACGCGGTCTCCACCCCGTGGGGCGCGGTGACCACCACCGGCGGCGTCCGCCCGGCCGAGCCGGTCGGCGTCTGGGGCGTCGGCGGCCTGGGCGCGCACGGCGTGCAGCTGCTGCGGGCGATCGGCGCCAACCCGATCGTCGCGGTCGACCCGGCGCCCGCCGCCCGCGAGCGCGCCCTCGCCTTCGGCGCGGACCTCGCCCTGGACTCGGCCGATCCCGAGCTCGCCGCCAAGATCGGCGCGGCCACCGGCGGTGCGGGCCTGGCCGCCGCGTTCGACTTCGCCGGTGTGCCCGCCGTCCGCGAGCAGGCCGTGACGGTGCTCGGCGCGGGCGGCCGGCTGGTGCTGGTCGGCCTCACCGACCAGCCGCTGACGGTCACCCACAGCATCCGCTTCTCGTACCTCCAGCAGCAGATCCTCGGCCACTACGGCTCCGAGGACACCGCCGTCCCCCAGCTGATCGCCCTCGCCGCGGGCGGCCGGCTGGACTTCTCCCGCTCCGTCAGCGAAGTCCTCCCGCTGGAACGGGCCGCCGAGGCGGTCGAGCGCCTGCACACCAAGCAGGGCAACCCGATCCGGCTGATCCTCAAGCCCTGA
- a CDS encoding TetR-like C-terminal domain-containing protein: MPQDETPQVKAAAPLRRRGAAMRRAVLDATVRLLAEGGLEAASVAAVAAAAGVHETSVYRNWGTREDLLREALADYTDQALPLPDTGSLREDLRQLLTALGAFLDTPEGPALLHLSIAPATAETRSGRDAYWADRLARAERLLHRAAARGEIRPDADPRTAVEALMSPLFARHLLLGEPVTPDYVTALVDLVLDGLAPR; the protein is encoded by the coding sequence GTGCCCCAGGACGAGACTCCCCAGGTCAAGGCCGCCGCCCCGCTGCGCCGCCGCGGCGCCGCGATGCGCCGGGCCGTGCTCGACGCCACCGTCCGCCTGCTCGCCGAGGGCGGGCTGGAGGCCGCCAGCGTCGCCGCGGTCGCCGCCGCCGCCGGAGTCCACGAGACCTCGGTCTACCGGAACTGGGGCACCCGCGAGGACCTGCTGCGCGAGGCCCTCGCCGACTACACCGACCAGGCCCTGCCGCTGCCCGACACCGGCAGCCTGCGCGAGGACCTGCGCCAACTGCTCACCGCCCTCGGCGCGTTCCTCGACACCCCCGAGGGCCCGGCCCTGCTGCACCTGAGCATCGCCCCCGCCACCGCCGAGACCCGCAGCGGCCGCGACGCCTACTGGGCCGACCGCCTCGCCCGCGCCGAACGACTCCTGCACCGGGCCGCCGCCCGCGGCGAGATCCGCCCCGACGCCGACCCCCGTACCGCCGTCGAAGCCCTGATGAGCCCGCTGTTCGCCCGCCACCTGCTGCTCGGCGAACCGGTCACCCCCGACTACGTCACCGCCCTGGTCGACCTCGTCCTGGACGGCCTCGCCCCGCGCTGA
- a CDS encoding SDR family NAD(P)-dependent oxidoreductase, with product MGLLEDKVTIVTGAGRGIGAAAARLFAREGAALVLAARSGDEVEALAAELRAGGARAVAVAADLTTAAGADRVVDVALDAYGRLDAAFDNAGNGLPPAPLGERAEEDWDGVHALNLRGTWLCLRAQLAALVAGGRGGSIVVNSGVGALVGGFGDGVQQAAKHGLTGLVRAAVPDYAPLGIRVNAVAPGVVRTPGTADFFALGPAFADLVARSTPLGRPARDEEVAEAAAWLLSDRASYVTGVTLPVDGGITATRRFD from the coding sequence ATGGGACTTCTCGAGGACAAGGTCACGATCGTCACCGGCGCGGGACGCGGCATCGGGGCGGCGGCCGCCCGGCTGTTCGCGCGGGAGGGGGCGGCGCTGGTGCTGGCGGCGCGGAGCGGGGACGAGGTGGAGGCGCTGGCCGCCGAGCTGCGGGCGGGCGGGGCGCGGGCGGTGGCCGTGGCGGCGGACCTGACCACGGCGGCGGGCGCGGACCGGGTGGTGGACGTCGCGCTGGACGCGTACGGCCGGCTGGACGCGGCGTTCGACAACGCGGGCAACGGCCTGCCGCCCGCGCCGCTGGGCGAGCGCGCCGAGGAGGACTGGGACGGCGTCCACGCGCTGAACCTGCGCGGCACCTGGCTGTGCCTGCGGGCGCAGCTCGCGGCGCTGGTGGCGGGCGGGCGGGGCGGGTCGATCGTGGTCAACTCGGGGGTGGGGGCGCTGGTCGGCGGGTTCGGGGACGGGGTGCAGCAGGCCGCGAAGCACGGGCTGACCGGTCTGGTGCGGGCGGCGGTGCCGGACTACGCACCGCTCGGCATCCGGGTCAACGCGGTGGCGCCGGGCGTGGTGCGCACCCCGGGCACGGCGGACTTCTTCGCGCTCGGCCCGGCCTTCGCCGACCTGGTGGCCCGCTCGACGCCGCTGGGCCGCCCGGCCCGGGACGAGGAGGTCGCCGAGGCCGCGGCCTGGCTGCTCAGCGACCGCGCCTCGTACGTGACGGGCGTGACGCTGCCGGTGGACGGCGGGATCACCGCGACCCGCCGCTTCGACTGA
- a CDS encoding helix-turn-helix transcriptional regulator: MPETPLGAFLRARRARLVPSDVGLAAAGRRRTPGLRREEVAARAGISPDYYARLEQGRQRVPTGPVLDGIADALHLADAERAYLHRLAAHRHPRTPAPGPRREAVSASTLALLDTLDAAPAFVTGPTFDLLAWNRPAALLMAEPARRPPHERNLLWQVFCCPYGSRSADNHAPERSIGADLVASLRAHHADRPADRALADLVGRFSAASPAFAALWSQHRAGPPRPGRLHVRHPELDTEVLEYTVLALPEPGRYVFACLAPPGSRARRAFAAAHRTGGGPDPSPGRP; this comes from the coding sequence ATGCCCGAGACTCCGCTGGGGGCGTTCCTGCGCGCCCGCCGTGCCCGGCTGGTGCCCTCCGACGTCGGCCTGGCCGCGGCCGGACGGCGGCGGACGCCCGGGCTGCGGCGCGAGGAGGTCGCGGCCCGGGCCGGGATCTCGCCGGACTACTACGCCCGGCTGGAGCAGGGGCGCCAGCGGGTGCCGACCGGGCCGGTGCTGGACGGGATCGCCGACGCCCTGCACCTCGCCGACGCCGAACGGGCCTACCTGCACCGGCTGGCCGCCCACCGCCACCCCCGGACGCCCGCGCCCGGCCCCCGGCGGGAGGCGGTCTCCGCGAGCACCCTGGCGCTGCTCGACACCCTGGACGCCGCACCGGCGTTCGTCACCGGCCCGACCTTCGACCTGCTGGCCTGGAACCGCCCCGCCGCCCTGCTGATGGCCGAGCCCGCCCGGCGTCCCCCGCACGAGCGGAACCTGCTCTGGCAGGTGTTCTGCTGCCCGTACGGCTCGCGCAGCGCCGACAACCACGCCCCCGAGCGGTCGATCGGCGCCGACCTGGTCGCCTCGCTGCGGGCCCACCACGCCGACCGCCCCGCCGACCGGGCGCTGGCCGACCTGGTCGGCCGGTTCTCCGCGGCCAGCCCGGCCTTCGCCGCGCTCTGGTCGCAGCACCGGGCCGGCCCGCCGCGCCCCGGCCGCCTGCACGTGCGCCACCCCGAGCTGGACACCGAGGTGCTGGAGTACACCGTCCTCGCGCTCCCCGAACCCGGCCGGTACGTCTTCGCCTGCCTGGCCCCGCCCGGCAGCCGGGCCCGCCGCGCCTTCGCCGCCGCGCACCGCACCGGGGGCGGCCCCGATCCGTCCCCCGGACGGCCCTGA
- a CDS encoding multicopper oxidase family protein, which produces MNRRAFLTLTALSGLAGTAGLLSGCGSGAGSGPDRRPAPPLGPSVPLRIPPLLHPEPDADGVRRYELTMLAGRSELLPGKPTDTWGFNGPFLGPTLRASRGDRVAVTVRNTLPEASTVHWHGMRLPAAMDGGPHQPIAPGGAWSPAWTVDQPAATTWYHPHPHGATARHVYRGLAGLFLLDDDHDAGLPAAYGVDDVPLILQDKKFTADGALDGDPLKGTFGILGDHVLVNGTHNPRFDVGTERVRLRVLNGSNARLYRLAFADRRRFHVVGTDGGLLAAPVETDLLPLSPGERAEVVVAFAPGEDVLLRTLDDGTDLAAGDLDLIRFVATARPAPSPALPAVLSAFTPIAVPAGAKVRRFTLNGHDAINGEPMDLSRIDEVVPAGAVEIWEVRNNVYSHNFHLHEAGFQLLGADGRPAPGYAGGPKDTVFVPGRSTVRLAVRFGTTTDPTTPYMYHCHILRHEDSGMMGQFVLVEPGTEDTVPRTLPGTAGHRH; this is translated from the coding sequence GTGAACCGACGAGCCTTCCTCACCCTCACGGCCCTCTCCGGCCTGGCCGGCACCGCGGGCCTGCTCTCCGGCTGCGGTTCCGGCGCCGGATCGGGCCCCGACCGGCGCCCGGCGCCGCCGCTCGGCCCGTCCGTCCCGCTGCGCATCCCGCCGCTGCTGCACCCCGAGCCGGACGCCGACGGCGTGCGGCGCTACGAACTGACCATGCTGGCGGGCCGCTCCGAACTGCTGCCCGGGAAGCCGACCGACACCTGGGGCTTCAACGGGCCCTTCCTCGGCCCCACCCTGCGGGCGAGCCGCGGCGACCGGGTCGCGGTGACCGTCCGCAACACCCTCCCGGAGGCCAGCACCGTGCACTGGCACGGCATGCGGCTGCCCGCCGCGATGGACGGCGGCCCGCACCAGCCGATCGCCCCCGGCGGGGCCTGGTCCCCGGCCTGGACGGTCGACCAGCCCGCCGCCACCACCTGGTACCACCCGCACCCGCACGGGGCCACTGCCCGGCACGTCTACCGCGGCCTGGCCGGGCTGTTCCTCCTCGACGACGACCACGACGCCGGACTGCCCGCCGCCTACGGCGTGGACGACGTCCCGCTGATCCTCCAGGACAAGAAGTTCACCGCCGACGGCGCGCTCGACGGCGACCCGCTCAAGGGCACCTTCGGCATCCTCGGCGACCACGTCCTGGTCAACGGCACCCACAACCCGCGCTTCGACGTCGGCACCGAACGCGTCCGGCTGCGGGTGCTGAACGGCTCCAACGCCCGCCTGTACCGCCTGGCCTTCGCCGACCGCCGCCGCTTCCACGTGGTGGGCACCGACGGCGGACTGCTCGCCGCGCCGGTCGAGACCGACCTCCTCCCGCTGAGCCCCGGCGAACGCGCCGAGGTCGTGGTCGCCTTCGCCCCCGGCGAGGACGTCCTGCTGCGCACCCTGGACGACGGCACGGACCTCGCCGCGGGCGACCTCGACCTGATCCGCTTCGTCGCCACCGCCCGGCCCGCCCCCTCCCCGGCCCTGCCCGCCGTCCTCTCGGCGTTCACCCCGATCGCCGTCCCGGCCGGGGCGAAGGTGCGCCGCTTCACGCTGAACGGGCACGACGCGATCAACGGCGAGCCGATGGACCTGTCCCGGATCGACGAGGTCGTCCCGGCCGGGGCCGTCGAGATCTGGGAGGTCCGCAACAACGTCTACTCCCACAACTTCCACCTGCACGAAGCCGGGTTCCAGCTCCTGGGCGCCGACGGCAGACCGGCGCCCGGGTACGCGGGCGGCCCCAAGGACACCGTGTTCGTCCCGGGCAGGAGCACCGTCCGGCTCGCCGTCCGCTTCGGCACCACCACCGACCCGACCACGCCGTACATGTACCACTGCCACATCCTGCGGCACGAGGACTCCGGCATGATGGGCCAGTTCGTCCTGGTCGAACCGGGCACCGAGGACACCGTCCCGCGCACCCTGCCCGGGACGGCCGGGCACCGGCACTGA
- a CDS encoding aminoglycoside phosphotransferase family protein, whose amino-acid sequence MEEWERVPSGVRERFGVRFGAQVAGWWDELPGLVGELAGRWGLEVVSAGGGGTSRVFRCVRGGAVVWLKLTPEPAIAREEAEALRRWAAVPSVVALLAADLPAGALLLADVRPGTTLRELGWSLPEVAALLRDLRVPGGPGADSVLRPLAHRVGFVFDLAERRGRTGLAEHRAAALELAASGPVGLVHGDLHPSNVLAGPGGRPVAIDPRPSWGDPDFDAVDWVLTGPGGLERRIADLAALVPGLSPERLHAWCRALAPLTG is encoded by the coding sequence GTGGAGGAGTGGGAGCGGGTGCCGTCGGGGGTTCGGGAGCGGTTCGGCGTTCGGTTCGGGGCGCAGGTGGCCGGGTGGTGGGACGAACTTCCCGGCCTGGTGGGTGAGTTGGCCGGGCGGTGGGGGCTGGAGGTGGTCTCGGCGGGTGGGGGCGGTACCTCGCGGGTGTTCCGGTGCGTGCGGGGTGGTGCGGTGGTGTGGCTGAAGCTGACGCCGGAGCCCGCGATCGCCCGGGAGGAGGCCGAGGCGCTGCGGCGCTGGGCGGCGGTGCCGTCGGTCGTCGCGCTGCTCGCGGCGGACCTCCCGGCCGGGGCCCTGCTGCTGGCGGACGTCCGGCCCGGTACGACGCTGCGGGAGCTGGGCTGGAGCCTGCCGGAGGTCGCCGCCCTGCTGCGGGACCTGCGCGTCCCCGGCGGCCCGGGGGCGGACTCGGTGCTGCGGCCGCTCGCGCACCGGGTCGGTTTCGTCTTCGACCTGGCCGAGCGCCGGGGCCGGACCGGTCTGGCCGAACACCGGGCGGCGGCACTGGAGTTGGCCGCCTCCGGCCCGGTCGGGCTGGTGCACGGGGACCTGCACCCGTCGAACGTGCTGGCCGGCCCGGGCGGCCGCCCGGTGGCGATCGACCCGCGGCCGTCCTGGGGCGACCCGGACTTCGACGCGGTCGACTGGGTGCTGACCGGCCCGGGCGGCCTGGAGCGGCGGATCGCCGACCTGGCCGCGCTCGTCCCCGGCCTCTCCCCCGAGCGTCTGCACGCCTGGTGCCGGGCCCTGGCGCCGCTCACCGGCTGA